One Mercenaria mercenaria strain notata chromosome 12, MADL_Memer_1, whole genome shotgun sequence DNA segment encodes these proteins:
- the LOC123533086 gene encoding BTB/POZ domain-containing adapter for CUL3-mediated RhoA degradation protein 3-like: MSGEHKTVIKGNSSKYVKLNVGGSLHYTTIGTLTKQDTMLRAMFSGRMEVLTDSEGWILIDRNGQYFGYIVNFLRDGTVALPDSRRELLELLQEAKYFLVQDLVKLVEAHLKRLGKDDVEPMCRIPLVTSQREEQSLISTTVKPVIKLICNRHNNKYSYTPNSDDNFLKNLELFDKLALRFSGRVLFLKDVLGSSEICCWSFYGHNQKIAEVCCTSIVYGEQKKHTKVEFPEAKIYEEALNCLLYENRHSRPDAELMKATRGFGTNTGATGYQSDEEIEEMARVRTNRK; this comes from the exons ATGTCTGGTGAACATAAAACTGTGATAAAAGGGAACTCGTCTAAATATGTGAAGCTGAATGTTGGGGGTTCCCTTCATTACACGACGATAGGGACCCTTACAAAACAAGACACGATGCTCCGAGCGATGTTTAGTGGCCGCATGGAGGTTCTTACAGATTCAGAAG GTTGGATACTGATTGATAGGAATGGCCAGTATTTTGGATACATTGTCAATTTTCTCCGGGATGGAACTGTGGCATTACCAGACAGCAGGAGGGAATTACTGGAGCTGCTACAAGAAGCTAAATATTTCCTTGTACAAGATCTCGTCAAACTGGTTGAAGCACATTTAAAG AGACTAGGGAAGGATGATGTGGAACCGATGTGTCGTATACCCCTGGTTACTTCACAGAGGGAAGAACAAAGTCTCATCTCTACTACTGTAAAG CCGGTGATCAAACTGATTTGTAACAGACACAACAACAAGTACTCCTACACACC GAACTCGGATGACAATTTTCTGAAGAATTTAGAGCTATTTGATAAACTGGCACTGAGATTCAGTGGGCGTGTTCTCTTCCTGAAAGACGTTCTGGGAAGCAGTGAAATCTGTTGTTGGTCATTCTATGGTCATAATCAGAAGATAGCGGAGGTGTGCTGTACCTCCATCGTGTATGGTGAACAGAAAAAACATACCAAG GTTGAATTCCCAGAAGCTAAGATCTATGAAGAGGCGTTAAATTGTCTGTTATATGAGAATCGTCACTCGAGACCGGATGCTGAGCTTATGAAAGCTACACGCGGGTTTGGAACAAACACTGGGGCAACAGGGTACCAGAGTGACGAAGAAATAGAGGAAATGGCACGTGTTCgtacaaacagaaaataa